Proteins encoded by one window of Silvibacterium dinghuense:
- a CDS encoding response regulator — protein sequence MKTSRTVFVVDDESIIADTLAVILSQSGFAAQSFHRFQDVLSAAELIVPDLLISDVAMPGMTGIDLGKYIRAKYPACRVLLFSGKATMRDMLKRAQQEGDFEILEKPIHPADLLEKVKGSCSV from the coding sequence ATGAAGACTTCGCGAACTGTTTTTGTCGTCGACGACGAATCCATCATTGCTGATACGCTGGCCGTCATTCTTAGCCAGTCTGGCTTCGCCGCCCAGTCCTTTCATCGCTTCCAGGACGTACTGAGCGCAGCAGAACTGATTGTTCCCGACCTGCTCATCAGTGATGTGGCCATGCCAGGTATGACAGGCATCGACTTGGGAAAATATATTCGAGCGAAATATCCCGCATGCAGAGTGCTGCTGTTTTCCGGAAAAGCAACGATGAGGGATATGCTGAAGCGCGCACAGCAGGAGGGAGACTTTGAAATATTGGAAAAGCCTATCCACCCGGCAGACTTACTGGAAAAGGTGAAGGGAAGTTGCAGTGTCTAA